The Planctomycetia bacterium nucleotide sequence CAATAACAAAGTGGCTGGCCAAACGCTGAAGACCTCGAACGCGACGTTCGAATACGGCAATTGGGATCCGACCTCGCGCACGTTCACCGTCACGAACACGACGCCGAACTCCATCCGCGTCACTGCCAACGCCAACCAGCAGCCTCTCTTTTTCGGCAACGCGATCGGCAACTCGTCGTTCAACGTGCAAGGCAAATCGGTCGCGACGTATCAGCCTCGCGACATCGGGCTCGTGCTCGACTACTCCGGCTCGATGGCCTACGACAGTCAATTCAAGAACATCGGTTTGCTTGGCCAAACCACGATCGAAAACAGCTTGAAACAGATCTACGCGCAACTCGGTTCGCCGACGTTCGGCACCCTGACGATGACTCCCGTCGCCTACGGCACCTCGAGCACGAGCAACACGACCGTGATCAAGAATTTCAAGTTGGATAAAGTCGCCTATCCGTATCCCGGCGGTTCGTGGAGCGAGTATGTCGACTACGTGCAGACCGACTCCTATGTGAACTCGGCCGGCTACCGCAACAAGTACGGCTACCTCACGTGGGTCAATTATCTGCTCTACGCGCAATGCGGCAACGCCGACACGCCGGCGCTGAAGAATTGCAGCGTGCAGCCCGTCACAGCTTTGAAAGACGCGGTCGACGTATTCCTCTCGTTCCTTTCCGAGAACAGCACCGACGATCGCGTCGCCTTGGCGATCTATACCTACAGCGACAGCACGGCGATTCTTGAACAAGGACTCACCAAGGTTTACTCCACCATCTCGAGCATCTGCCGCGGCCGACAAGCGGGCCACTACATCGGCGGCACGAACATTTCGGCCGGCATGACGAAGGCCCGCGTCGAAGTACAGAACAACGCTCGCGTCGGTGCTCAGAAGATGCTTGTGGTCATGACCGACGGCGTCGTGAACTTGCCGAGCGGCAACTCGACGACCGACAAAGCCAGCGTCATCGCCGAGGCGAACCTTTGCGCGGCCGCGAAGATTCCCG carries:
- a CDS encoding VWA domain-containing protein, with protein sequence MIIVLTAILMVFMLGMIAFAVDIGYIANARTEIQRATDSAAYAGAGALVNGTTAATTEAQTFLVNNKVAGQTLKTSNATFEYGNWDPTSRTFTVTNTTPNSIRVTANANQQPLFFGNAIGNSSFNVQGKSVATYQPRDIGLVLDYSGSMAYDSQFKNIGLLGQTTIENSLKQIYAQLGSPTFGTLTMTPVAYGTSSTSNTTVIKNFKLDKVAYPYPGGSWSEYVDYVQTDSYVNSAGYRNKYGYLTWVNYLLYAQCGNADTPALKNCSVQPVTALKDAVDVFLSFLSENSTDDRVALAIYTYSDSTAILEQGLTKVYSTISSICRGRQAGHYIGGTNISAGMTKARVEVQNNARVGAQKMLVVMTDGVVNLPSGNSTTDKASVIAEANLCAAAKIPVVTISLGAYADTDLMQQVADITGGVAFVIEGGQPIAQVQAQLEAVFAQVAADRPLKLVQ